A single Microbaculum marinisediminis DNA region contains:
- a CDS encoding HlyD family secretion protein, which produces MRPLRLPVLLLVAVGLSGCFWQEKSDVLQGYVEGDFLDVGAEETGRLVALDVRRGDAVTAGAELFRIDDTDARAARAEAEARLAQAKAQLADLEKGRRKEELDVLQAQHDEIEASLEYARREYQRYRTLHEASVVSDANAENAEERLKTLQSRLASMAAQIDVAKLAARPDAIKAAQDAVDAASQAVARIDARIARLTGAAPMAGSVQDTYYEPGEVVPAGRAVVSVLPPENLKVRFFVPQDRLAEAALGGAVSVSCDGCAAPIPAKITFISDSAEFTPPVIYSVHARQKLVYMVEAHPDDTAGLNVGQPVDVRFAP; this is translated from the coding sequence ATGCGCCCCCTGCGGCTTCCGGTCCTCCTGCTCGTGGCGGTCGGCCTGTCCGGCTGCTTCTGGCAGGAAAAGAGCGATGTCCTGCAGGGCTATGTCGAGGGCGATTTCCTCGATGTCGGCGCCGAGGAGACCGGCCGGCTCGTCGCCCTCGACGTGCGGCGCGGCGACGCCGTGACGGCCGGCGCCGAACTGTTCCGCATCGACGATACCGACGCCCGCGCCGCGCGCGCCGAGGCCGAGGCCCGGCTCGCCCAGGCCAAGGCCCAGCTCGCCGATCTGGAGAAGGGGCGGCGCAAGGAAGAGCTCGACGTGCTCCAGGCCCAGCACGACGAGATCGAGGCCAGCCTGGAATACGCGCGCCGGGAGTATCAGCGCTACCGCACCCTCCACGAGGCCAGCGTCGTCTCCGACGCGAACGCCGAGAACGCCGAGGAACGCCTTAAGACGCTGCAATCGCGGCTGGCCTCGATGGCCGCCCAGATCGATGTCGCCAAGCTCGCCGCCCGCCCCGACGCCATCAAGGCGGCGCAGGATGCCGTCGACGCCGCGTCGCAGGCGGTCGCCCGGATCGACGCCCGAATTGCCCGGCTGACCGGCGCCGCGCCGATGGCCGGCAGCGTCCAGGATACCTATTACGAACCCGGCGAGGTGGTGCCGGCCGGCCGCGCGGTGGTCTCGGTGCTGCCGCCGGAAAATCTCAAGGTCCGCTTCTTCGTGCCCCAGGACCGGTTGGCCGAGGCGGCGCTCGGCGGGGCGGTGTCGGTTTCCTGCGACGGCTGCGCCGCGCCGATCCCGGCGAAGATCACCTTCATCTCGGACTCGGCGGAATTCACCCCGCCGGTGATCTATTCGGTCCACGCCCGCCAGAAGCTCGTCTACATGGTCGAGGCCCACCCGGACGACACCGCCGGCCTGAATGTCGGCCAGCCGGTCGACGTGAGGTTCGCGCCATGA
- a CDS encoding CerR family C-terminal domain-containing protein, with translation MTQSSPGRKQKPPANMAGRDEPARGPAEDTKQRLIDAALDTFGRFGFDGASTREIARRAGVNLAAIPYHFGGKDGLHKAVAQHIVDEVAGRIGPAVDAVATALDRGEVDPGQARDMLQMVTGNAVEVILGHPEASRWAPFVLREQIDPSPTFDVIYDGFLERMHKTMTALYARATGQSESAPESIAAVFMLFGQLVIFRMGRAMVDRRLGWKGYGEPEIGLVREVLRKHLDATIEAGRA, from the coding sequence ATGACGCAATCGAGCCCAGGTAGGAAACAGAAGCCGCCCGCGAACATGGCCGGCCGCGACGAGCCTGCCCGCGGGCCGGCGGAGGACACCAAGCAGCGCCTGATCGATGCCGCGCTCGATACTTTCGGCCGCTTCGGCTTCGATGGTGCCTCGACCCGCGAGATCGCCCGGCGCGCCGGCGTCAACCTGGCCGCGATCCCCTATCACTTCGGCGGCAAGGACGGGCTGCACAAGGCGGTGGCGCAGCACATCGTCGACGAGGTCGCCGGCCGCATCGGCCCGGCGGTGGACGCGGTGGCGACCGCGCTCGACCGGGGGGAGGTGGACCCGGGGCAGGCGCGGGACATGCTGCAGATGGTCACCGGCAATGCCGTCGAGGTCATCCTCGGCCATCCGGAGGCGTCGCGCTGGGCGCCGTTCGTGCTGCGCGAGCAGATAGATCCCTCGCCGACCTTCGACGTGATCTACGACGGCTTCCTGGAGCGCATGCACAAGACCATGACCGCGCTCTACGCCCGTGCCACCGGTCAGTCCGAATCCGCCCCCGAGAGCATCGCCGCGGTGTTCATGCTGTTCGGTCAGCTCGTCATCTTCCGCATGGGCCGCGCCATGGTCGATCGCCGCCTCGGCTGGAAGGGCTACGGCGAGCCCGAAATCGGCCTTGTCCGGGAGGTGCTGCGCAAGCACCTCGACGCGACGATCGAGGCGGGGAGGGCGTGA
- a CDS encoding SDR family oxidoreductase, translating into MAGRLEGKVAVVTGGASGFGEGIARRFAEEGARVVVADLNGDGAKAVADDIGAKAVAVKADVTSGADVKAMIAAATDGFGGLDILVNNAGYTHRNKPMTEVSEAEFDRILAVNAKAIYLAAQDAVPAMEAKGGVIITTASTAGLRPRPGLTWYNASKGFAITATKSMAVELAPKKIRVNCLCPVAGETGMLHLFMGEDTPQMREKFISTIPLGRLSTPLDIANAALWLASDEAQFITGVALEVDGGRCI; encoded by the coding sequence ATGGCAGGCAGGCTCGAGGGCAAGGTGGCGGTGGTCACCGGCGGAGCGTCGGGGTTCGGCGAGGGCATCGCCAGACGCTTCGCCGAGGAAGGCGCGAGGGTGGTCGTCGCCGACCTGAACGGCGACGGCGCCAAGGCAGTGGCCGACGACATCGGCGCTAAGGCCGTCGCGGTGAAGGCCGACGTCACCAGCGGCGCCGACGTCAAGGCGATGATCGCCGCGGCGACCGACGGCTTCGGCGGCCTCGACATCCTGGTCAACAATGCCGGCTACACCCATCGCAACAAGCCGATGACCGAGGTCTCGGAGGCGGAGTTCGACCGCATCCTCGCGGTCAACGCCAAGGCGATCTATCTGGCCGCGCAGGACGCCGTTCCAGCGATGGAAGCGAAGGGCGGCGTGATCATCACCACCGCCTCGACGGCCGGCCTGAGGCCGCGGCCGGGGCTGACCTGGTACAACGCCTCGAAGGGCTTCGCGATCACCGCGACGAAGTCGATGGCGGTCGAACTGGCGCCGAAGAAGATCCGCGTCAACTGCCTGTGCCCCGTCGCCGGCGAGACCGGCATGCTGCATCTGTTCATGGGCGAGGACACGCCGCAGATGCGCGAGAAGTTCATCTCGACGATCCCGCTCGGGCGGCTGTCGACGCCGCTGGACATCGCCAACGCGGCGCTGTGGCTCGCCTCCGACGAGGCCCAGTTCATCACCGGAGTCGCGCTGGAGGTGGACGGTGGCCGCTGCATCTGA
- a CDS encoding homocysteine S-methyltransferase family protein — MSGSIVILDGSMGQELETAGAPFRRPEWSALALMEGPDHVRRAHDAYVAAGAEILTTNAYALVPYHIGEARFAADAARLAALAGRLAREAADAAGEGRVRVAGCLPPLFGSYRPDLFDPARAPELLAVLIGAQAPYVDLWLAETMGSIAEVEAVRTALKDDGRPLWLAFTLKDDHPDLADPRLRSHETVDDAVRAAVRLGAGAVLFNCSQPEVMGAAVSLACQTLRDLGGDLPVGVYANAYVPMTDDTESNTDTAILRPELDPPAYLDFARGWVRRGATIIGGCCGIGPEHVAALRRAFG, encoded by the coding sequence ATGAGCGGATCGATCGTCATCCTCGACGGCAGTATGGGCCAGGAGCTCGAGACGGCGGGCGCGCCCTTCCGCAGGCCCGAATGGTCGGCGCTGGCGCTGATGGAGGGCCCCGACCACGTGCGCCGCGCCCATGACGCCTATGTCGCCGCCGGCGCCGAGATACTCACCACCAACGCCTATGCCCTGGTGCCCTATCATATCGGAGAGGCGCGCTTCGCCGCGGATGCCGCGCGGCTCGCCGCGCTCGCCGGCCGTCTGGCGCGCGAGGCCGCCGACGCGGCAGGCGAGGGCAGGGTGCGCGTGGCCGGCTGCCTGCCGCCGTTGTTCGGCTCCTATCGCCCCGACTTGTTCGATCCCGCGCGCGCGCCCGAACTGCTCGCCGTTCTGATCGGCGCGCAGGCGCCGTATGTCGATCTGTGGCTCGCCGAGACCATGGGGTCGATCGCCGAAGTCGAGGCCGTGCGCACGGCGCTGAAGGACGATGGGCGCCCGCTGTGGCTGGCCTTCACCCTGAAGGACGATCATCCCGATCTCGCCGATCCGCGCCTGCGCTCGCACGAAACGGTGGACGACGCCGTGCGCGCCGCCGTGCGGCTCGGCGCCGGCGCGGTCCTGTTCAACTGCAGCCAGCCCGAGGTGATGGGCGCGGCCGTGAGCCTCGCCTGCCAGACGCTGCGCGATCTCGGCGGCGACCTGCCCGTCGGCGTCTATGCCAACGCCTATGTGCCGATGACGGACGACACCGAATCGAACACCGACACCGCGATCCTGCGGCCGGAGCTGGACCCGCCGGCCTATCTCGACTTCGCCCGCGGCTGGGTACGGCGCGGCGCCACCATCATCGGCGGCTGCTGCGGCATCGGGCCCGAGCACGTCGCCGCGCTCAGGCGGGCCTTCGGCTGA
- a CDS encoding NAD(P)/FAD-dependent oxidoreductase — protein MERPGEPYPVDSWYTETAHALDPFPAIDGDIRADVAIVGGGFTGLSAALHLAERGVDVVLLEANRVGWGASGRNGGQIHSGQRRDVEWTEAQFGVERSKRLWALAEEAKALVRGLIDRHGIDCDLRDGLFGTAHKQRYVAGERRYVDKLRGEYGYDQIEWVGRDDLAEALGTDVYFGGMRDAGAGHLHPLNFALGLARAAAAAGARIHEATVVTGLEGGATPVLVTPRGRVSADTVILAGNGYLDGVEPDVESRVMPINNYVLTTEPIGAGAPGGILKGGEAASDSRFVIYYWRPTPDGRLLFGGGETYTRTFPADVRAFVRKHMLNIYPQFRDARIDHAWGGTLAVTVNRLPYIRKIRTGVYVGAGYSGQGVTIAPLGGKLLADALTDAPDRLDDFASMSCPPFPGGKWLRTPTLVAAMTWFALRDRL, from the coding sequence ATGGAAAGGCCGGGGGAACCGTATCCCGTCGATTCCTGGTACACGGAGACGGCGCACGCGCTCGACCCGTTCCCGGCGATCGACGGCGACATCCGGGCCGACGTCGCCATCGTCGGCGGCGGCTTCACCGGCCTGTCGGCGGCGCTGCATCTGGCCGAGCGCGGCGTCGACGTCGTCCTGCTCGAGGCGAACCGCGTCGGCTGGGGCGCGTCGGGCCGCAATGGCGGCCAGATCCACTCCGGCCAGCGCCGCGACGTCGAATGGACCGAGGCGCAGTTCGGCGTCGAGCGTTCGAAGCGGCTGTGGGCGCTGGCCGAGGAGGCGAAGGCGCTTGTGCGCGGCCTGATCGATCGTCACGGTATCGATTGCGACCTGCGCGACGGCCTTTTCGGCACCGCCCACAAGCAGCGCTACGTCGCCGGCGAACGGCGCTACGTCGACAAGCTGCGCGGCGAGTACGGCTACGACCAGATCGAATGGGTCGGGCGCGACGACCTCGCCGAAGCGCTCGGCACCGACGTCTATTTCGGCGGCATGCGCGATGCCGGCGCGGGCCATCTGCACCCGCTGAACTTCGCACTCGGGCTCGCCCGCGCCGCCGCCGCGGCCGGCGCGCGCATCCACGAGGCAACCGTCGTCACCGGACTAGAGGGCGGCGCCACGCCGGTGCTGGTGACGCCGCGCGGCCGCGTATCGGCCGATACCGTGATCCTTGCCGGCAACGGCTATCTCGACGGCGTCGAACCCGACGTCGAGTCGCGCGTCATGCCGATCAACAACTACGTCCTGACCACCGAGCCCATCGGTGCCGGCGCGCCGGGCGGGATCCTGAAGGGCGGCGAGGCGGCCTCCGATTCCCGCTTCGTCATCTACTACTGGCGCCCGACGCCGGACGGCCGCCTGCTGTTCGGCGGCGGCGAGACCTACACGCGGACCTTCCCCGCCGACGTCCGCGCCTTCGTGCGCAAGCACATGCTGAACATCTATCCGCAGTTCAGGGACGCGCGGATCGACCATGCCTGGGGCGGCACGCTGGCGGTCACCGTCAACCGTCTGCCCTATATCCGCAAGATCAGGACCGGCGTCTATGTCGGCGCCGGTTATTCCGGCCAGGGCGTCACCATCGCCCCGCTCGGCGGCAAGCTGCTGGCCGACGCGCTGACCGATGCGCCGGACCGGCTCGACGACTTCGCGTCGATGTCCTGCCCGCCGTTTCCGGGCGGCAAGTGGCTGCGCACGCCGACGCTGGTCGCCGCCATGACCTGGTTCGCGCTTCGCGACCGATTGTAG
- a CDS encoding aspartate aminotransferase family protein gives MNHAPNLSTADIQRVDAAHHLHPFTDYKALNAEKSRVIARGDGIWLWDTDGNRFLDGMAGLWCTQIGHGRREIADAVHRQMTELEYYNTFFKTTHPAAAKLSEVLAELTPEGLNHVFFTNSGSEANDTVFRMVRYYWQLLGKPSKQVIIGRNYGYHGSTVAASALGGMAGMHAQAGMVPGVHHITPPYWFDYGGDMSPEEFGVWAARELERAIDELGEDNVAAFIAEPIQGAGGVLIPPETYWPEIRRICSERDILLVVDEVICGFGRTGNWFGSDTYDLKPDLMPIAKGLSSGYLPIGGVMVSDRVAEVVIEKGGEFYHGYTYSGHPAACAAALENLRIMRDEKVVEHCANEAAPYLQQKWAEFGEHPLVGEARMKGLVGALELVPNKPNRAERFDNVGQVGTMARDFSFGNGLIMRGVRDALIISPPLVMTREEIDQMAKLIGKTLDDTYAELKKQGRIG, from the coding sequence ATGAACCATGCCCCCAATCTCTCGACCGCCGACATTCAGCGCGTCGACGCCGCCCATCACCTCCACCCGTTCACCGACTACAAGGCGCTGAACGCGGAGAAGAGCCGCGTCATCGCCCGCGGCGACGGCATCTGGCTGTGGGATACGGATGGCAACCGCTTTCTCGACGGCATGGCCGGCCTGTGGTGCACCCAGATCGGCCACGGCCGCCGCGAGATCGCCGACGCCGTGCACCGGCAGATGACCGAGCTCGAGTACTACAACACCTTCTTCAAGACGACGCATCCCGCCGCGGCGAAGCTGTCGGAGGTGCTGGCCGAGCTGACGCCCGAGGGCCTCAACCACGTCTTCTTCACCAATTCCGGGTCCGAGGCCAACGACACCGTGTTCCGCATGGTGCGCTACTACTGGCAGCTTCTCGGCAAGCCGTCGAAGCAGGTGATCATCGGCCGCAACTACGGCTACCACGGCTCGACCGTGGCCGCCTCGGCGCTCGGCGGCATGGCCGGCATGCATGCCCAGGCCGGCATGGTTCCCGGCGTGCATCACATCACGCCGCCCTATTGGTTCGACTACGGTGGCGACATGTCGCCCGAGGAATTCGGCGTCTGGGCGGCGCGGGAGCTCGAGCGCGCGATCGACGAACTCGGCGAGGACAATGTCGCCGCCTTCATCGCCGAGCCGATCCAGGGCGCCGGCGGCGTGCTGATCCCGCCGGAGACCTACTGGCCGGAAATCCGGCGCATCTGCTCCGAGCGCGACATCCTGCTCGTCGTCGACGAGGTCATCTGCGGCTTCGGACGCACCGGAAACTGGTTCGGCTCCGACACCTACGACCTGAAGCCCGACCTGATGCCGATCGCCAAGGGCCTGTCGTCCGGCTACCTGCCGATCGGCGGCGTCATGGTCAGCGACCGCGTCGCCGAGGTGGTCATCGAAAAGGGCGGCGAGTTCTACCACGGCTACACCTACTCGGGGCATCCGGCCGCCTGCGCCGCGGCGCTGGAGAACCTGCGCATCATGCGCGACGAGAAGGTGGTCGAGCACTGCGCCAACGAGGCCGCGCCCTATCTGCAGCAGAAGTGGGCGGAGTTCGGCGAGCACCCGCTGGTCGGCGAGGCGCGCATGAAGGGCCTGGTCGGCGCGCTGGAGCTGGTGCCCAACAAGCCGAACCGCGCCGAGCGGTTCGACAATGTCGGCCAGGTCGGCACCATGGCCCGCGATTTTTCCTTCGGCAACGGCCTGATCATGCGCGGCGTCCGCGATGCCCTGATCATCTCGCCGCCGCTGGTGATGACCCGCGAGGAGATCGACCAGATGGCCAAGCTCATCGGGAAGACTCTCGACGACACTTATGCCGAGCTGAAGAAGCAGGGTCGTATCGGCTAG
- a CDS encoding glutamine synthetase family protein: MPRKKVSQETLESPRGVASFDEAKAWVATRNIDDVECIVPDQSGVARGKLMPASKFFEGRVMNMPESIFYQTISGDYPKLDGLAGLDPADGDLLFRPDFATLCIVPWEEEPTAQVIHDAYHSDGRVVELAPRQVLRRVIKLFENRGWKPVVAPEVEFYLVRPNTDPDYPLEPPIGRSGRPETGRKSFSISAVNEFDPLFDDIYDYSEAQGLEIDTLIHEEGAAQMEINLRHGDPLELADQVFLFKRTIREAALKHNTYATFMAKPIAQEPGSAMHIHQSIVDAKTGRNIFSDADGEPTTEFFSFIAGLQEYLPAAMCMLAPYVNSYRRLARYTAAPINIQWGHDNRTVGLRIPRSKPDARRVENRVPSSDANPYLAIAASLACGWLGIQKGLTPSDPIKGSARDLPYDLPRGLLEAVAAFQECEPMREVFGETFVSVYSALKQEEFETFMRVISPWEREYLLLNV, encoded by the coding sequence ATGCCACGCAAAAAAGTGTCACAAGAGACCCTGGAGTCCCCGCGCGGGGTTGCTTCTTTCGACGAAGCGAAAGCGTGGGTGGCCACCCGGAACATCGATGACGTCGAGTGCATCGTGCCGGATCAGTCCGGGGTCGCACGCGGCAAGCTGATGCCCGCCTCGAAGTTCTTCGAGGGCCGCGTCATGAACATGCCGGAGTCGATCTTCTACCAGACGATAAGCGGCGACTATCCCAAACTGGACGGCCTCGCCGGCCTCGACCCGGCCGACGGCGACCTCCTGTTCAGGCCGGATTTCGCCACGCTGTGCATCGTGCCCTGGGAGGAGGAGCCGACCGCGCAGGTCATCCACGACGCCTATCACTCCGACGGGCGCGTGGTCGAGCTCGCCCCGCGGCAGGTGCTGCGGCGGGTGATCAAGCTGTTCGAGAACCGCGGCTGGAAGCCGGTGGTGGCGCCCGAGGTGGAGTTCTACCTGGTCCGCCCCAACACCGATCCGGACTATCCGCTGGAGCCGCCGATCGGCCGTTCGGGCCGCCCCGAGACGGGGCGCAAGTCGTTCTCGATCTCGGCGGTCAACGAATTCGACCCGCTGTTCGACGACATCTACGACTATTCGGAAGCCCAGGGCCTCGAGATCGACACGCTGATCCACGAGGAAGGCGCCGCGCAGATGGAGATCAACCTGCGCCATGGCGACCCGCTGGAGCTCGCCGACCAGGTGTTCCTGTTCAAGCGGACGATCCGCGAGGCGGCGCTCAAGCACAACACCTACGCCACCTTCATGGCCAAGCCGATCGCCCAGGAGCCCGGCAGCGCCATGCACATCCACCAGTCGATCGTCGATGCGAAGACGGGCCGGAACATCTTCTCCGACGCGGACGGCGAGCCGACCACCGAGTTCTTCTCGTTCATCGCCGGTCTGCAGGAATACCTGCCGGCAGCGATGTGCATGCTCGCCCCGTATGTGAATTCCTACCGGCGGCTGGCGCGCTATACCGCCGCCCCGATCAATATCCAGTGGGGCCACGACAACCGCACCGTCGGCCTGCGCATTCCGCGCTCCAAGCCGGACGCCCGCCGCGTCGAGAACCGGGTGCCGTCCTCCGACGCCAATCCCTATCTGGCGATCGCCGCCTCGCTCGCCTGCGGCTGGCTCGGTATCCAGAAGGGGCTGACACCCTCCGATCCGATCAAGGGGTCGGCCCGCGATCTGCCCTACGACCTGCCGCGCGGCCTGCTCGAGGCGGTCGCCGCGTTCCAGGAATGCGAGCCGATGCGGGAGGTGTTCGGCGAGACCTTCGTGTCGGTCTACTCCGCCCTCAAGCAGGAGGAGTTCGAGACCTTCATGCGGGTGATCAGCCCGTGGGAACGCGAGTATCTGCTGTTGAACGTATGA
- a CDS encoding GntR family transcriptional regulator → MRETMHERVYRELRARLICGRVVPGRPVTLRGLASELGVSPMPVREAVSRLVAERALAMTPSRRIAVPEMTRQRFEELVTARERLEPAAASRALPYLQRRDVAALRKIDDGLEEQLKTGNVEGYVAANHAFHFHIYSAAPSEVLVPLIESLWMQFGPFMRLVYGRVGTSWLVDYHEQALAAILARDAEALADAIRSDIRDGMQHIGNSVFESDEPSPRHAGAS, encoded by the coding sequence GTGCGGGAGACCATGCACGAGCGCGTCTATCGGGAGCTGCGCGCTCGCCTGATTTGCGGCCGCGTCGTTCCCGGCCGGCCGGTGACCTTGCGGGGTCTGGCCTCGGAACTCGGGGTGAGCCCGATGCCGGTCCGCGAGGCCGTCAGCCGGCTGGTCGCCGAGCGCGCCCTGGCGATGACGCCGAGCCGGCGCATCGCGGTTCCCGAGATGACGCGGCAGCGCTTCGAAGAGCTGGTGACGGCCCGCGAACGGCTCGAGCCGGCCGCCGCCAGCCGCGCCCTGCCGTACCTCCAGCGCCGCGACGTCGCCGCGCTGCGCAAGATCGATGACGGGTTGGAAGAGCAGCTCAAGACCGGAAACGTCGAGGGCTATGTCGCCGCCAACCACGCCTTCCATTTCCACATCTACAGCGCCGCGCCCTCCGAGGTGCTGGTTCCGCTGATCGAGAGCCTGTGGATGCAGTTCGGGCCGTTCATGCGCCTCGTCTACGGCCGGGTCGGCACCAGCTGGCTCGTCGACTATCACGAGCAGGCGCTCGCCGCGATCCTGGCCCGCGACGCCGAAGCGCTGGCCGACGCCATCCGGTCCGACATCCGCGACGGCATGCAGCACATCGGCAACAGCGTCTTCGAAAGCGACGAGCCGTCGCCGCGCCACGCCGGGGCGAGCTGA
- a CDS encoding glutamine synthetase family protein, producing the protein MAHPVVEQPIPRIADEAARFTSANPDIEIVELLLPDSNGVFRGKWMPANHIDGLFRDGLALAKSVFALDAWGSDVLATGLYHETGDRDGMCRPVPGSLRRVPWAERPTAQVMLRMDDEDGGPFFADPRTLLEKAVARLAARGLRPVTAFELEFYLFADADAGTVPSAVNEGIGPDRTNIYSVSDLRAYSDLFAEIEAAAEALDVATDTIISEAAPGQFEINLLHVGDPFAAADQALMLRRIIRQVARKHGLKASFMAKPFAERSGNGMHAHVSLVDQDGRNVFGTGPDGEALLRRCVAGLLDTMHEATLLFVSTYNGFRRLSGAYSPSKALWAENNRYVAVRLPRASGPARRFEHRVAGADANPHLVLAAILAGAERGLAEDLPLPLPVEGDVSAVATDRLPPTMRHALDRFETSDWIADTFGAEWRDFYGKIKRQELEGFEAYVSPLEYETYL; encoded by the coding sequence ATGGCCCACCCGGTGGTGGAACAACCCATACCCAGGATCGCGGACGAAGCCGCACGCTTCACCTCGGCCAATCCCGACATCGAAATCGTCGAACTGCTGCTGCCGGACTCCAACGGGGTGTTCCGCGGCAAGTGGATGCCGGCCAATCACATCGACGGGCTGTTCCGCGATGGGCTGGCGCTGGCGAAATCGGTGTTCGCGCTGGATGCCTGGGGATCCGACGTGCTGGCGACCGGCCTGTATCACGAGACCGGCGACCGCGACGGGATGTGCCGGCCGGTGCCGGGCAGCCTGCGGCGCGTGCCCTGGGCGGAGCGGCCGACGGCCCAGGTGATGCTCAGGATGGACGACGAGGACGGCGGGCCGTTCTTCGCCGACCCGCGAACGCTGCTGGAGAAAGCCGTCGCACGGCTGGCCGCGCGGGGCCTGCGCCCGGTCACCGCGTTCGAGCTGGAATTCTACCTGTTCGCGGACGCCGACGCCGGCACGGTGCCATCGGCCGTCAACGAGGGCATCGGCCCGGACCGCACCAACATCTATTCGGTATCGGACCTGCGGGCCTACAGCGACCTGTTCGCCGAGATCGAGGCGGCCGCCGAGGCGCTGGACGTGGCCACCGACACCATCATCTCGGAAGCCGCTCCGGGGCAGTTCGAGATCAACCTCCTGCATGTCGGCGATCCGTTCGCCGCAGCCGACCAGGCGCTGATGCTGCGGCGGATCATCCGGCAGGTCGCGCGCAAGCACGGGCTGAAGGCCTCGTTCATGGCCAAGCCGTTCGCCGAGCGCTCGGGCAACGGCATGCACGCCCATGTCAGCCTCGTCGACCAGGACGGGCGCAACGTGTTCGGCACCGGCCCCGACGGCGAGGCGCTGCTGCGGCGCTGCGTCGCCGGCCTGCTCGACACCATGCACGAGGCGACGCTGCTGTTCGTGTCGACCTATAACGGCTTCCGCCGGCTTTCCGGCGCCTATTCGCCGTCGAAGGCGCTGTGGGCGGAGAACAACCGCTACGTCGCCGTGCGGCTGCCGCGCGCCAGCGGGCCGGCGCGGCGGTTCGAACACCGGGTCGCCGGCGCCGACGCCAATCCGCATCTCGTGCTGGCCGCCATCCTGGCCGGCGCGGAGCGGGGGCTGGCCGAGGACCTGCCGTTGCCGCTGCCCGTCGAGGGCGACGTCAGCGCGGTCGCCACCGACCGGCTGCCGCCGACCATGCGCCATGCGCTGGACCGCTTCGAGACGTCCGACTGGATCGCCGATACGTTCGGCGCCGAATGGCGGGACTTCTACGGCAAGATCAAGCGCCAGGAACTCGAGGGTTTCGAGGCTTACGTGTCACCGCTCGAATACGAGACGTATCTGTGA
- a CDS encoding polyamine ABC transporter substrate-binding protein, protein MIVNRIATALAVSAAMTVAATAQDKVVHVYNWSDYIGEDVLDEFTEETGIKVVYDVFDSNDILETKLLAGSTGYDVVVPSGTFLARQIQAGVFQPLDKSKLPNITHQWDAIAERIAKFDPGNEHAVNYMWGTTGIGYNVGMIEERMPDAPVDSWAMIFDPEVVSKFADCGIHMLDAADEMIPAALNYLGKDPDSKDPAEIEEAAKLIETIRPHVQKFHSSEYIEALANGNICLAVGWSGDILQSRDRAAEADTGIEIAYAIPKEGAMMWFDNLAIPADAPHPEEALAFINFMMKPEIAAENSNYIYYANGNKDSQPLLEEDVIGDTAIYPDEETVGRLYTTTPYDPKVQRVVTRAWTRIKSGT, encoded by the coding sequence ATGATCGTCAACCGTATCGCCACCGCCCTGGCCGTGAGCGCCGCGATGACCGTCGCGGCCACGGCCCAGGACAAGGTGGTGCACGTCTACAACTGGTCGGACTACATCGGCGAAGACGTCCTCGACGAGTTCACCGAGGAGACCGGCATCAAGGTCGTCTACGACGTGTTCGACTCCAACGACATCCTCGAGACCAAGCTGCTGGCCGGCAGCACGGGCTACGACGTGGTGGTGCCGTCCGGCACCTTCCTGGCCCGCCAGATCCAGGCCGGCGTGTTCCAGCCGCTCGACAAGTCGAAGCTGCCGAACATCACGCATCAGTGGGATGCGATCGCCGAGCGCATCGCCAAGTTCGACCCCGGCAACGAGCATGCCGTCAACTACATGTGGGGGACGACCGGCATCGGCTACAACGTCGGCATGATCGAGGAACGCATGCCCGACGCGCCGGTGGATTCCTGGGCGATGATCTTCGATCCGGAGGTGGTCTCCAAGTTCGCCGACTGCGGCATCCACATGCTCGACGCCGCCGACGAGATGATCCCGGCCGCACTCAACTACCTGGGCAAGGACCCGGACTCCAAGGACCCGGCCGAGATCGAGGAAGCCGCCAAGCTGATCGAGACGATCCGTCCGCACGTCCAGAAGTTCCACTCCTCGGAGTACATCGAGGCGCTGGCCAACGGGAACATCTGCCTGGCGGTCGGCTGGTCGGGCGACATCCTGCAGTCGCGCGACCGCGCCGCGGAAGCCGATACCGGCATCGAGATCGCCTATGCGATCCCGAAGGAAGGCGCGATGATGTGGTTCGACAACCTGGCGATCCCCGCCGACGCGCCGCACCCCGAAGAGGCGCTCGCCTTCATCAACTTCATGATGAAGCCCGAGATCGCGGCTGAGAACTCGAACTACATCTACTACGCCAACGGCAACAAGGACTCCCAGCCGTTGCTGGAAGAGGACGTGATCGGCGACACGGCGATCTATCCCGACGAGGAGACCGTCGGACGGCTGTACACGACCACGCCCTACGACCCGAAAGTCCAGCGGGTGGTCACCCGCGCATGGACCCGGATCAAGTCGGGCACCTGA